A DNA window from Mya arenaria isolate MELC-2E11 chromosome 17, ASM2691426v1 contains the following coding sequences:
- the LOC128224596 gene encoding uncharacterized protein LOC128224596: protein MGPRYWIALGLVCACAQVEAKTSSVTPNSTTTESSPTEPDIAIVKSSDLLNTVVFKCGEFIYGSDVNTVFPPSDSIVHILDDNATLAKASFDGGVDLFCEKIDKYTRCVKHFNEVGCTPEEEYVRRYIDMDQFGSALASYCMNKDLVKSQFFCTLETVRKGDIPCKFGGIQGLIKGILLTTTQNVNKDVYCNYREATLRCRQAQLVGCDVTYSEVMTKVLTSLTAKHCTI from the coding sequence ATGGGTCCAAGATACTGGATCGCCCTCGGTTTGGTCTGCGCATGCGCACAAGTTGAAGCAAAAACATCATCTGTCACACCAAATTCTACGACAACTGAATCGTCTCCGACTGAGCCTGACATCGCTATCGTTAAATCGTCCGATCTTTTAAACACAGTAGTGTTTAAGTGCGGAGAATTCATATACGGATCCGATGTGAACACAGTATTTCCTCCATCAGATAGCATAGTACATATACTAGATGATAATGCAACTTTGGCGAAGGCTAGCTTCGATGGTGGTGTCGACCTGTTTTGTGAGAAGATTGATAAGTACACTCGCTGtgtcaaacattttaatgagGTTGGATGCACGCCGGAGGAAGAGTATGTCAGACGGTACATCGATATGGACCAATTTGGATCAGCTCTCGCTTCATACTGTATGAATAAAGACCTTGTGAAAAGTCAATTTTTTTGCACGTTGGAGACGGTCAGAAAAGGAGATATTCCGTGTAAGTTTGGTGGAATTCAAGGACTTATTAAAGGAATTTTGCTTACAACGACACAGAACGTCAACAAAGACGTTTATTGTAATTACAGAGAGGCGACGTTACGTTGCAGACAAGCTCAGCTTGTAGGCTGTGACGTCACCTATTCCGAAGTTATGACGAAAGTCTTAACGTCTCTTACAGCTAAACATTGTACAATATAG